From Enhydrobacter sp., the proteins below share one genomic window:
- the rnr gene encoding ribonuclease R codes for MAKGRVPTRDELLAFIREATTPVGKREIARAFGLKGDQRIELKQLLRDLRDSGDIAADRAKTFKDPRALTDITVLEITRVDDDGHLLAVPRRHDADTDGPPPRIEIDPHGGPGGSRGGPAPAVGDRVLASLKRRGKNSYQARIIRRLGSGPRKILGHYEEPNGRAGLGLVTPTDRKLRRVFDVRPADRNGALPGDIVWIEETGAALSRRARVLERIGPMSDPRTVSLISIAANDIPVDFPQAALDEAERARAAPLGERLDLRRLPLVTIDGEDARDFDDAVFAEPDDHAANEGGWRLIVAIADVAWYVRPDRPLDRAAYRRGTSVYFPDRVVPMLPEALSNHWCSLLPREDRPVLAAEMWIDAAGHLKRHRFHRAMIRSAARLTYTRLQRAADGTPDAELAPLMDDVVRPLYGAYRVLLAAREKRGALDIDLPERQVTLGDDGRIAGIGVRERLDSHKLIEEFMVLANVAAAQALEHRRAPCLYRVHDQPDPAKIEGLREFLGTLGVALPPGPRLRPGDLNHVLRAVADKPVARLVNETTLRSQSQAVYSPDNLGHFGLALPRYAHFTSPIRRFPDLIVHRALIAAHGLGDGGLAEADKGRFAEFGEHLSMCERRAVAAERSAMDRYVAAYMAAHVGATFPGRITSVTRFGLFVALDGSGADGLIPVRSLGQEFFRHDEARQMLVGERTGETFGLGDRLLVKLDEADAATGGLLFEVIDVVERVERQAPPRGARTRGPRRPVAHRGPVRDKRSRRRR; via the coding sequence ATGGCTAAGGGCCGGGTCCCGACCCGCGACGAACTGCTGGCGTTCATCAGGGAAGCCACGACGCCCGTCGGCAAGCGCGAGATCGCGCGCGCCTTCGGCCTGAAGGGCGACCAGCGCATCGAGCTCAAGCAACTGCTGCGCGATTTGCGCGATTCGGGCGACATCGCCGCCGATCGCGCCAAGACATTCAAGGATCCCAGGGCACTGACCGACATCACCGTACTCGAGATCACCCGCGTCGACGACGACGGCCATCTGCTGGCCGTGCCGCGGCGCCACGATGCCGACACCGACGGACCGCCGCCGCGCATCGAGATCGACCCGCATGGCGGCCCCGGGGGATCGAGAGGTGGCCCCGCCCCTGCCGTCGGCGACCGCGTGCTGGCCTCGCTCAAGCGCCGCGGCAAGAACAGCTACCAGGCGCGCATCATCCGCCGGCTCGGCAGCGGACCGCGCAAGATCCTCGGCCACTACGAGGAGCCGAACGGTCGCGCCGGCCTCGGCCTGGTCACGCCGACCGACCGCAAGCTGAGACGCGTCTTCGACGTGCGGCCGGCCGACCGCAACGGCGCATTGCCCGGCGACATCGTCTGGATCGAGGAGACCGGCGCCGCGCTTTCGCGCCGCGCCCGCGTGCTCGAGCGGATCGGCCCGATGAGCGACCCGCGCACCGTCAGCCTGATCTCGATCGCCGCCAACGACATCCCCGTCGACTTCCCGCAGGCCGCGCTCGACGAAGCCGAACGCGCCCGCGCCGCGCCGCTCGGCGAGCGCCTCGACCTGCGCCGCCTGCCGCTGGTCACGATCGACGGCGAAGATGCGCGCGACTTCGACGACGCCGTCTTCGCCGAGCCCGACGATCATGCCGCCAACGAGGGCGGCTGGCGGCTGATCGTCGCCATCGCCGACGTCGCCTGGTACGTGCGGCCCGACAGGCCGCTCGACCGCGCCGCCTACCGCCGCGGCACCTCGGTCTACTTTCCCGACCGGGTGGTGCCGATGCTGCCGGAGGCGCTCTCCAACCACTGGTGCTCGCTGCTGCCGCGCGAGGACCGGCCGGTGCTGGCGGCGGAGATGTGGATCGACGCCGCAGGTCATCTCAAGCGCCACCGCTTCCACCGCGCCATGATCCGCTCGGCCGCACGCCTCACCTACACGCGCCTGCAGCGCGCGGCGGACGGCACGCCGGACGCCGAGCTGGCGCCGTTGATGGACGACGTCGTGCGCCCGCTCTACGGCGCCTACCGCGTGCTGCTGGCGGCGCGCGAGAAGCGCGGCGCGCTCGACATCGACCTGCCCGAGCGCCAGGTGACGCTCGGCGACGACGGCCGCATCGCCGGGATCGGCGTGCGCGAACGGCTCGACAGCCACAAGCTGATCGAGGAGTTCATGGTGCTGGCCAACGTCGCGGCGGCCCAGGCGCTGGAGCATCGCCGCGCGCCCTGCCTCTACCGCGTCCACGACCAGCCCGATCCGGCCAAGATCGAGGGCCTGCGCGAGTTCCTCGGCACGCTCGGCGTGGCGCTGCCGCCCGGTCCGCGGCTGCGACCCGGCGATCTCAACCACGTGCTGCGCGCGGTCGCCGACAAGCCCGTGGCGCGTCTCGTCAACGAGACCACGCTGCGCAGCCAGAGCCAGGCGGTCTACAGCCCGGACAATCTCGGCCATTTCGGCCTCGCCCTGCCGCGCTACGCCCATTTCACCTCGCCCATCCGGCGTTTTCCCGACCTGATCGTGCACCGCGCCCTGATCGCCGCCCACGGTCTGGGCGACGGCGGCCTGGCGGAAGCCGACAAGGGCCGCTTCGCCGAATTCGGCGAGCATCTGTCGATGTGCGAGCGCCGCGCCGTCGCGGCGGAACGGTCGGCCATGGATCGCTACGTCGCGGCCTACATGGCGGCCCATGTCGGCGCGACCTTCCCGGGCCGCATCACCTCGGTGACCCGCTTCGGCCTGTTCGTGGCGCTCGACGGCAGTGGCGCCGACGGCCTCATTCCCGTGCGCAGCCTGGGCCAGGAATTCTTCCGCCATGACGAGGCCCGGCAGATGCTGGTCGGCGAGCGCACCGGCGAGACCTTCGGCCTGGGTGACCGGCTCCTGGTCAAGCTCGACGAGGCCGACGCCGCGACCGGCGGATTGCTCTTCGAGGTGATCGACGTGGTCGAGCGGGTCGAGCGCCAGGCGCCGCCGCGGGGCGCGCGCACGCGCGGCCCGCGGCGTCCGGTCGCGCATCGCGGGCCGGTCAGGGACAAACGGTCGCGACGACGGCGCTGA